The proteins below are encoded in one region of Juglans microcarpa x Juglans regia isolate MS1-56 chromosome 4D, Jm3101_v1.0, whole genome shotgun sequence:
- the LOC121259868 gene encoding glutamyl-tRNA reductase 1, chloroplastic-like yields the protein MAVSTTSFAAAKLEAPLLKASPSSRASSPASQFPILLKPIRSRKILIQRGVRCEVAASDALVQTEKLSALEQLKTSAADRYTKERSSIVVIGLSVHTTPVEMREKLAIPEAEWPRAIGELCGLNHIEEAAVLSTCNRMEIYVVALSQHRGVKEVTEWMSKTSGIPVSELCQHRFLLYNKDATQHIFEVSAGLDSLVLGEGQILAQVKQVVKVGQGVVGFGRNISGLFKHAITVGKRVRTETNIAAGAVSVSSAAVELALMKLPESSHASAKMLVIGAGKMGKLVIKHLAAKGCTKMVVVNRTEERVAAIREELANIEITYKPLTEMLTCAAEADVVFTSTASETPLFLKEHVKGLPPVGSEVGGLRLFIDISVPRNVGSCVADVEAVRVYNVDDLKEVVAANKEDRLRKAMEAQAIIAEESKQFEAWRDSLETVPTIKKLRAYAERIRVAELEKCLSKMGDDIPKKTRKAVEDLSRGIVNKLLHGPMQHLRCDGSDSRTLSETLENMHALNRMFSLETEISVLEQKLRAKVESQK from the exons ATGGCTGTCTCTACCACCAGCTTTGCGGCTGCCAAATTGGAGGCTCCGTTACTGAAAGCTTCGCCATCGTCCAGGGCCTCCTCGCCTGCTTCTCAGTTTCCGATTCTTCTGAAGCCCATTCGGAGCAGGAAGATCCTGATTCAGAGAGGAGTCAGGTGCGAGGTTGCAGCCTCCGATGCTTTGGTTCAGACCGAGAAGCTTTCCGCTCTTGAACAGCTCAAGACATCCGCAGCTGACA GATATACAAAAGAGAGGAGTAGCATTGTGGTTATTGGACTTAGTGTTCACACTACCCCCGTTGAGATGCGTGAAAAGCTTGCCATTCCAGAAGCAGAGTGGCCTCGAGCCATTGGGGAGCTGTGTGGTTTAAATCATATAGAAGAAGCTGCTGTTCTTAGCACCTGCAATAGAATGGAGATATATGTTGTGGCTCTTTCACAGCATCGCGGTGTCAAAGAAGTGACTGAATGGATGTCAAAG ACAAGTGGGATCCCAGTTTCAGAACTTTGTCAACATCGGTTTCTGCTTTATAACAAAGATGCCACGCAGCATATTTTTGAAGTTTCAGCAGGTCTCGACTCTCTTGTCCTTGGGGAAGGCCAAATTCTTGCTCAGGTTAAACAGGTTGTCAAAGTTGGGCAAGGAGTTGTTGGCTTTGGGAGGAACATTAGTGGGCTGTTCAAGCACGCGATAACTGTGGGGAAGCGTGTTAGGACTGAGACTAACATTGCTGCTGGGGCAGTTTCTGTTAGCTCTGCTGCAGTTGAACTGGCCTTAATGAAGCTCCCTGAATCCTCACATGCCTCAGCAAAAATGTTGGTTATTGGAGCAGGCAAGATGGGGAAGCTTGTGATCAAGCACTTGGCAGCAAAAGGTTGCACAAAGATGGTGGTTGTAAATAGAACTGAGGAGAGAGTTGCAGCCATCCGTGAAGAGTTGGCGAATATTGAGATAACGTACAAACCCCTCACAGAAATGCTAACTTGCGCTGCTGAAGCAGATGTCGTGTTTACCAGCACTGCATCAGAAACCCCATTATTTTTGAAAGAGCATGTTAAGGGCCTGCCCCCTGTTGGCTCAGAAGTTGGTGGCTTGAGGCTCTTCATTGATATCTCAGTTCCACGAAATGTAGGCTCGTGCGTCGCAGATGTTGAAGCTGTGCGAGTTTACAATGTTGATGACCTTAAGGAGGTTGTCGCTGCCAATAAAGAGGATCGCCTTCGGAAAGCAATGGAAGCACAAGCAATTATTGCCGAGGAATCAAAACAATTTGAGGCATGGAGGGATTCATTGGAGACTGTTCCTACCATCAAGAAATTGAGGGCTTATGCTGAAAGAATCAGAGTTGCGGAGCTAGAAAAATGCTTGTCCAAGATGGGTGATGATATACCAAAGAAAACAAGGAAAGCTGTGGAGGATCTTAGCCGAGGAATAGTGAACAAACTCCTTCATGGTCCGATGCAGCACCTGAGATGTGATGGGAGTGACAGCCGGACCCTGAGCGAGACCCTTGAGAATATGCATGCTCTTAATAGAATGTTTAGCCTCGAGACAGAGATATCTGTGTTAGAACAGAAGCTTCGAGCTAAGGTAGAAAGCCAGAAGTAA